A genomic region of Candidatus Pseudomonas phytovorans contains the following coding sequences:
- a CDS encoding OprD family porin yields MRVMKWSMIALAVAAGTSQLAMASAQDESKGFIEDSKLNVKTRMLYFSRDFRNVPSGSQSRVEETGLGFLGTFESGFTQGTVGFGVDAIGMLGIKLDSGKGRAGTGLFPEGSDGRSQDDYSEGGGAVKMRISNTVLKFGDQFTALPVLATDDSRLLPEVAEGGLITSNEIDGLTLHAGHFTALNAQAQTYHDSLRLTEANVFGGTYAINDNLSTSVYYSRIEDHFRKWYGNINWALPISDKQGLVFDFNIYDTKSVGNNLTGAFVSKADGSDELDNIAASLSAAYNIGAHTFTLAYQKVSGDGDYAYGVDGGGTIFLANSVARSDFNAEDEKSWQARYDLNFAEFGVPGLTFMTRYVRGSGATTRTTDSGKEWERDIDVKYVLQSGPAKDLSLRVRQATYRSGDGVYYGSPSIDELRLIVEYPLSIL; encoded by the coding sequence ATGCGCGTGATGAAGTGGAGCATGATCGCCCTGGCCGTTGCGGCAGGGACCTCGCAGTTGGCAATGGCCTCGGCACAAGACGAGTCCAAAGGTTTCATTGAAGACAGCAAGCTGAACGTCAAGACCCGCATGCTGTATTTCAGCCGAGACTTCCGCAACGTCCCGTCTGGTTCCCAGAGCCGCGTTGAAGAAACCGGCCTTGGCTTCCTCGGCACCTTCGAATCCGGCTTCACCCAAGGCACCGTAGGCTTCGGTGTCGACGCCATCGGCATGCTGGGCATCAAGCTGGACAGCGGCAAAGGCCGCGCCGGTACCGGTCTGTTCCCGGAGGGCTCCGACGGTCGCTCGCAAGATGACTACTCCGAAGGCGGCGGCGCAGTCAAAATGCGCATTTCCAACACCGTGCTCAAGTTCGGCGACCAGTTCACCGCGCTGCCAGTATTGGCTACCGACGACAGCCGACTGCTGCCTGAAGTTGCCGAAGGTGGCCTGATCACCAGCAACGAAATCGATGGTCTGACCCTGCATGCCGGTCACTTCACCGCGCTGAACGCCCAGGCCCAGACTTACCACGACAGCCTGCGCCTGACCGAGGCCAACGTCTTCGGTGGCACCTACGCCATCAATGACAACCTCAGCACCAGCGTTTACTACTCGCGCATCGAAGATCACTTCCGCAAGTGGTACGGCAACATCAACTGGGCGCTGCCGATCAGCGACAAGCAAGGCCTGGTGTTCGACTTCAACATCTATGACACCAAGTCTGTCGGCAATAACCTGACCGGCGCATTCGTCAGCAAGGCCGACGGCAGCGACGAACTCGACAACATTGCAGCCAGCCTTTCGGCCGCCTACAACATTGGCGCCCACACCTTCACCCTGGCGTACCAGAAAGTCAGCGGCGACGGCGACTATGCCTACGGCGTCGACGGTGGCGGCACCATCTTCCTGGCCAACTCCGTTGCCCGCTCCGACTTCAACGCCGAAGACGAGAAGTCCTGGCAGGCACGCTACGACCTGAACTTCGCCGAGTTCGGCGTACCAGGCCTGACCTTCATGACCCGTTACGTGCGCGGTAGCGGTGCAACCACCCGCACCACCGACAGCGGCAAGGAATGGGAACGCGACATCGACGTCAAGTACGTGCTGCAAAGCGGCCCGGCCAAGGACCTGAGCTTGCGCGTACGTCAGGCCACCTACCGTTCGGGCGATGGCGTTTACTACGGTTCCCCATCGATCGACGAACTGCGTCTGATCGTGGAGTACCCGCTGAGCATCCTGTAA
- a CDS encoding HIT domain-containing protein, translating into MFVLDSRLQQDSLVLGEFALCQLLLSKDANYPWFILVPKRTGISELFELEAAEQQQLWQETTLLAEALKASYGADKMNVATLGNVVSQLHMHVIVRQRDDAAWPAPVWGKCPAVAYSDDQLQAIRQRVRGLQLAGYQEA; encoded by the coding sequence GTGTTCGTCCTGGATTCGCGTTTGCAGCAGGATTCCCTGGTGCTGGGGGAGTTTGCGTTGTGCCAGCTTCTGCTGAGCAAGGATGCCAACTACCCCTGGTTCATCCTGGTGCCCAAGCGTACCGGCATCAGTGAGTTGTTCGAGCTCGAGGCGGCCGAGCAACAGCAGTTGTGGCAGGAGACCACCCTGTTGGCCGAAGCGCTGAAGGCCAGCTACGGCGCCGACAAGATGAATGTGGCTACCCTGGGTAATGTGGTCAGCCAGTTGCACATGCATGTGATCGTCCGCCAGCGTGACGACGCCGCCTGGCCGGCACCGGTGTGGGGCAAGTGCCCGGCCGTGGCCTACAGCGACGACCAGTTGCAGGCCATTCGCCAGCGCGTGCGTGGGCTGCAACTTGCCGGTTACCAGGAGGCCTGA
- a CDS encoding SlyX family protein — MSLEMRIVELETRQAFQDDTLQALNDVVFEQAQVIERLKLQVAELIKRHEEMVGQYGSEGEEAPPPHY; from the coding sequence ATGTCGCTGGAAATGCGTATCGTCGAACTGGAAACACGTCAGGCATTCCAGGATGACACCCTTCAGGCGCTGAATGATGTGGTTTTCGAACAGGCGCAGGTGATCGAGCGGCTGAAACTACAGGTGGCCGAGCTGATCAAGCGCCATGAAGAGATGGTCGGCCAGTACGGCAGCGAGGGGGAAGAGGCGCCGCCGCCCCATTACTGA
- a CDS encoding cold-shock protein, giving the protein MFKIVHLVTGVAALLLSLIPSLKTDATPFLQQPDAVYLALLGLLNLVLAPVVPLYYRGARQQLQHLACALLVVAVVLQTLTLLARPEMGNLAALVCAVLAVALHLAVGFARSPRKVRSSQHATQDAGNRDTGTVKWFNTSKGFGFISRDSGDDIFVHFRAIRGEGHRILVEGQRVEFSVMHRDKGLQAEDVVAVTRR; this is encoded by the coding sequence ATGTTCAAGATCGTCCATCTGGTGACGGGCGTGGCAGCCTTGCTGCTATCGCTCATACCCAGCCTGAAAACCGATGCGACACCCTTCCTGCAACAACCCGACGCGGTTTACCTTGCCCTGCTCGGCCTGCTCAACCTGGTCCTGGCCCCGGTCGTGCCATTGTATTACCGCGGCGCCCGCCAGCAATTGCAGCACCTTGCCTGCGCCCTGCTGGTGGTAGCCGTGGTGCTGCAAACCCTGACGCTGCTGGCCCGCCCGGAAATGGGCAACCTCGCTGCGCTGGTCTGCGCGGTACTGGCCGTGGCCTTGCACCTGGCGGTGGGCTTTGCCCGCAGCCCGCGCAAGGTACGCAGCAGCCAGCATGCCACCCAGGATGCCGGCAACCGTGATACAGGCACCGTGAAGTGGTTCAACACGTCGAAAGGCTTTGGTTTCATCTCCCGCGACTCGGGTGATGACATCTTCGTGCACTTTCGCGCCATTCGCGGCGAAGGCCATCGCATTCTGGTCGAAGGCCAGCGCGTGGAGTTTTCGGTGATGCACCGCGACAAGGGCCTGCAGGCCGAAGACGTGGTTGCGGTAACCCGCCGCTAA
- a CDS encoding DNA starvation/stationary phase protection protein has product MAIDIGISEEDRKSIVDGLSRLLSDTYVLYLKTHNFHWNVTGPSFRTLHLMFEEQYNELALAVDSIAERIRALGFPAPGSYAFYARHSSIKEEEGVPPADEMIRQLVQGQEAVVRTARSIFPVVDKVSDEPTADLLTQRMQVHEKTAWMLRVLLDGK; this is encoded by the coding sequence ATGGCAATCGATATCGGTATCAGTGAAGAAGATCGCAAGTCCATCGTCGATGGGCTGTCCCGTCTGTTGTCGGATACCTATGTGCTGTATCTGAAAACCCATAACTTCCACTGGAACGTCACCGGCCCGTCGTTCCGCACCCTGCACCTGATGTTCGAAGAGCAGTACAACGAACTGGCGCTGGCGGTCGACTCGATCGCCGAGCGCATCCGTGCCCTGGGCTTCCCGGCGCCGGGGTCGTATGCATTCTATGCACGGCACTCCTCGATCAAGGAGGAGGAAGGCGTACCCCCGGCGGACGAGATGATCCGCCAGCTGGTCCAGGGCCAAGAGGCCGTGGTGCGCACCGCGCGCAGCATTTTCCCGGTAGTGGACAAGGTCAGTGACGAGCCGACTGCCGACTTGCTGACCCAGCGCATGCAGGTTCACGAAAAAACCGCGTGGATGCTGCGGGTGCTGCTCGACGGCAAGTAA
- a CDS encoding ribbon-helix-helix domain-containing protein — protein MMQASKRVAGQGSWPGKQCIDPFKADFDMLQTQPVSRSVRLNGFSTCLRLEAVYWSILERIAAANRCSVSAVLSYVDREVHLRQGGVRNFSGLIRVICVAWLQDPPSVR, from the coding sequence ATGATGCAAGCGAGCAAGCGTGTGGCTGGCCAGGGGAGCTGGCCAGGAAAACAGTGCATTGATCCGTTCAAGGCGGATTTCGACATGTTGCAGACACAGCCGGTGTCGCGTTCGGTGCGACTCAACGGTTTCTCCACCTGTCTGCGCCTGGAGGCCGTGTACTGGAGTATTCTGGAGCGCATCGCCGCCGCCAACCGCTGTTCGGTCAGTGCGGTGTTGTCCTACGTGGACCGCGAAGTGCACTTGCGCCAGGGTGGGGTGCGCAACTTCAGTGGGCTGATTCGGGTAATCTGCGTCGCCTGGCTGCAGGACCCGCCAAGTGTGCGCTGA
- a CDS encoding zinc ribbon domain-containing protein, translated as MPLYDYQCASCEHRMEALQKISAAPLTDCPACQAPALKKLLSVPGFRLSGNGWYETDFKTGAKKNLAGGDKAD; from the coding sequence ATGCCCCTTTATGACTATCAATGTGCGTCCTGCGAGCACCGCATGGAAGCGCTGCAAAAAATCAGCGCCGCGCCGCTGACCGATTGCCCGGCCTGCCAGGCGCCGGCGCTGAAGAAGCTGCTGTCGGTGCCGGGCTTTCGCCTGAGCGGTAATGGTTGGTACGAAACCGACTTCAAGACCGGGGCAAAAAAGAATCTGGCAGGCGGCGACAAGGCCGACTGA
- the aspS gene encoding aspartate--tRNA ligase — MMRSHYCGQLNESLDGQEVTLCGWVHRRRDHGGVIFLDIRDREGMAQVVFDPDRAETFAAADRVRSEYVVQVTGKVRKRPDGAVNANMASGAIEILGYQLTVLNEAETPPFPLNEYSDVGEETRLRYRFIDLRRPEMAEKLRLRSRITSSIRRFMDDNGFLDVETPILTRATPEGARDYLVPSRTHAGSFFALPQSPQLFKQLLMVAGFDRYYQIAKCFRDEDLRADRQPEFTQIDIETSFLDESEIMGLTESMIRKLFKEVLDLEFGEFPHMTFEEAMRRYGSDKPDLRNPLELVDVADQLKDVDFKVFAGPANDPKCRVTALRLPGGASMPRSKIDEYTKFVGIYGAKGLAYIKVNERAKGVEGLQSPIVKNIPEANLNNILDRVGAVDGDIVFFGADKFKIVSEALGALRIKVGNDFNLHTCEWAPMWVVDFPMFEENEDGSFTALHHPFTAPKCSPEELEANPATALSRAYDMVLNGTELGGGSIRIHRKEMQQAVFRLLGIEAEEQEEKFGFLLDALKFGAPPHGGLAFGLDRLVMLMTGAQSIREVIAFPKTQSAACVMTQAPGLVDAKALRELHIRLREQTKVE, encoded by the coding sequence ATGATGCGCAGCCATTATTGCGGCCAACTGAACGAGAGCCTGGACGGCCAGGAAGTCACCCTTTGCGGCTGGGTCCATCGTCGCCGCGACCACGGCGGGGTGATCTTCCTCGACATCCGTGACCGCGAAGGCATGGCCCAGGTCGTGTTCGACCCGGACCGCGCCGAAACCTTCGCCGCCGCCGACCGCGTGCGCAGCGAATACGTCGTGCAGGTCACCGGCAAGGTGCGCAAGCGCCCTGACGGTGCGGTGAACGCCAACATGGCTTCCGGTGCCATCGAGATCCTCGGCTACCAGTTGACCGTGCTCAACGAAGCAGAAACCCCGCCGTTCCCGCTGAACGAGTACTCCGACGTCGGCGAGGAAACCCGCCTGCGTTACCGCTTCATCGACCTGCGTCGCCCAGAGATGGCCGAAAAGCTGCGCCTGCGTTCGCGCATCACCAGCAGCATTCGTCGCTTCATGGATGACAACGGCTTCCTCGACGTGGAAACGCCGATCCTGACCCGTGCCACCCCGGAAGGCGCGCGTGACTACCTGGTGCCAAGCCGTACCCACGCCGGTAGCTTCTTCGCCCTGCCGCAATCGCCCCAGCTGTTCAAGCAACTGCTGATGGTCGCCGGCTTCGACCGCTACTACCAGATCGCCAAGTGCTTCCGCGACGAAGACCTGCGTGCCGATCGCCAGCCGGAATTCACCCAGATCGACATCGAGACCAGCTTCCTCGATGAAAGCGAGATCATGGGCCTGACCGAGAGCATGATCCGCAAGCTGTTCAAGGAAGTGCTGGACCTGGAGTTCGGTGAATTCCCGCACATGACCTTCGAAGAAGCCATGCGCCGCTACGGCTCCGACAAGCCAGACCTGCGTAACCCGCTGGAACTGGTCGACGTTGCCGACCAGCTGAAAGATGTCGACTTCAAGGTGTTCGCAGGCCCGGCCAACGATCCGAAGTGCCGCGTGACCGCCCTGCGTCTGCCAGGCGGCGCCAGCATGCCGCGCAGCAAGATCGACGAGTACACCAAGTTCGTTGGCATCTATGGTGCCAAGGGCCTGGCTTACATCAAGGTCAACGAGCGTGCCAAGGGCGTTGAAGGCCTGCAGTCGCCGATCGTCAAGAACATCCCTGAGGCCAACCTCAACAACATCCTCGACCGCGTGGGTGCCGTAGACGGCGACATCGTGTTCTTCGGTGCCGACAAGTTCAAGATCGTCAGCGAGGCCCTGGGCGCACTGCGCATCAAGGTCGGCAACGACTTCAACCTGCACACCTGCGAGTGGGCGCCGATGTGGGTCGTCGACTTCCCGATGTTCGAAGAGAACGAAGACGGCAGCTTCACTGCACTGCACCACCCGTTCACCGCGCCGAAGTGCTCGCCGGAAGAGCTCGAGGCCAACCCGGCCACAGCCCTTTCCCGTGCCTACGACATGGTGCTGAACGGTACCGAGCTGGGTGGCGGTTCGATCCGTATCCACCGCAAAGAGATGCAACAGGCGGTATTCCGCCTGCTGGGTATCGAGGCAGAGGAACAGGAAGAGAAGTTCGGCTTCCTGCTCGACGCCCTGAAATTCGGTGCACCGCCGCACGGCGGCCTGGCCTTTGGCCTGGACCGTCTGGTCATGCTGATGACTGGCGCCCAGTCGATCCGTGAAGTGATCGCCTTCCCGAAAACCCAGAGCGCTGCGTGCGTCATGACCCAGGCCCCTGGCCTGGTCGACGCCAAGGCCCTGCGCGAGCTGCACATCCGACTGCGCGAACAGACCAAGGTCGAGTAA
- a CDS encoding YebC/PmpR family DNA-binding transcriptional regulator: protein MAGHSKWANIKHRKERQDAKRGKVFTKWIRELTVAAKQGGADPASNPRLRLALDKALGANMSRDIIDRAVARGAGTNESDNVEELSYEGYGPGGVAIMVEAMTDNRNRTAAAVRHAFTKCGGNLGTDGSVAYLFERKGQISFAPGVNEDALMEAAMEADADDVVANEDGSFEVFTSFNSFYAVRNALEEAGFKAADAEIVMQPTTSAELDQEGAEKVLKLIDMLEDLDDVQNVYSNAQISDEIMENLG, encoded by the coding sequence ATGGCTGGTCATTCCAAGTGGGCGAACATCAAGCACCGCAAAGAGCGCCAGGATGCCAAGAGAGGCAAGGTCTTCACCAAGTGGATCCGCGAACTGACGGTGGCTGCCAAGCAGGGTGGTGCTGACCCGGCGTCCAACCCGCGCCTGCGCCTGGCGCTGGACAAGGCCCTGGGCGCCAACATGAGCCGCGACATCATTGATCGCGCCGTGGCCCGTGGTGCCGGCACCAACGAAAGCGACAACGTCGAAGAGCTCAGCTACGAAGGTTACGGCCCGGGTGGCGTTGCGATCATGGTCGAGGCCATGACCGACAACCGCAACCGCACCGCCGCCGCCGTACGCCATGCCTTCACCAAGTGTGGCGGCAACCTCGGTACCGACGGCTCGGTGGCCTACCTGTTCGAGCGCAAAGGGCAGATCAGCTTTGCCCCGGGCGTGAACGAAGACGCGTTGATGGAAGCGGCGATGGAAGCCGATGCCGACGACGTGGTGGCCAATGAGGACGGTTCGTTCGAGGTGTTTACCTCGTTCAACAGCTTCTATGCCGTGCGTAATGCCCTGGAGGAGGCGGGCTTCAAGGCCGCTGATGCGGAAATCGTCATGCAGCCGACCACCAGCGCCGAACTCGACCAGGAGGGTGCTGAAAAGGTGCTCAAGCTGATCGACATGCTCGAAGACCTGGATGATGTGCAGAACGTCTATTCCAATGCCCAGATTTCCGACGAGATCATGGAAAACCTCGGCTAA
- the ruvC gene encoding crossover junction endodeoxyribonuclease RuvC, which yields MTLILGIDPGSRITGYGVVRQTARGCEYVASGCIRTGSGELHERLQIVFRGVTEVIAQHGPVTMGIERVFMARNADSALKLGQARGAAIVAAAEAGLEIAEYSATQVKQAVAGSGGANKEQVMMMVMHLLKLTQKPQIDASDALAIALCHAHTRSSLVPHGLATARRRGGRLRL from the coding sequence ATGACTCTGATTCTAGGTATCGACCCCGGTTCGCGCATTACCGGCTATGGCGTGGTCCGCCAGACCGCCCGTGGTTGTGAATACGTGGCGTCGGGCTGCATCCGCACCGGCAGCGGCGAGCTGCACGAGCGGCTGCAGATCGTTTTTCGTGGTGTCACAGAAGTTATCGCCCAGCACGGCCCGGTAACCATGGGCATCGAGCGGGTGTTCATGGCCCGCAATGCCGACTCGGCGCTCAAGCTCGGCCAGGCCCGTGGCGCGGCCATCGTCGCCGCCGCCGAAGCCGGCCTGGAGATCGCTGAGTACAGCGCTACTCAGGTCAAGCAAGCGGTAGCTGGCAGCGGTGGGGCCAACAAGGAGCAGGTGATGATGATGGTCATGCACCTGCTGAAGTTGACACAAAAGCCGCAGATCGACGCCTCTGACGCCCTGGCCATCGCCTTGTGCCATGCCCATACCCGTTCCAGCCTGGTGCCGCACGGCCTGGCCACGGCGCGACGACGCGGAGGGCGCTTGCGTCTGTAG
- the ruvA gene encoding Holliday junction branch migration protein RuvA, protein MIGRLRGTLAEKQPPHLIIDVNGVGYELEVPMTTLYRLPKVGEPVTVHTHLVVREDAHLLYGFAEKRERELFRELIRLNGVGPKLALALMSGLEVDELVRCVQAQDTSVLVRVPGVGKKTAERLLVELKDRFKAWETSPAMFALVSDGPLPVASESSAEADAVSALVSLGYKPQEASKAIAAIKDKAGLSSEELIRRSLKGMITK, encoded by the coding sequence GTGATTGGACGTTTGCGTGGCACCCTGGCGGAGAAACAGCCGCCGCACCTGATTATCGACGTCAACGGCGTGGGCTACGAACTGGAAGTTCCCATGACCACGCTGTACCGCCTGCCCAAAGTGGGCGAGCCCGTTACCGTGCACACCCATCTGGTGGTGCGCGAAGACGCCCACTTGCTCTATGGTTTTGCTGAGAAGCGCGAGCGCGAACTGTTCCGCGAGCTGATCCGCCTGAACGGCGTGGGGCCGAAGCTGGCCCTGGCGCTGATGTCCGGTCTGGAAGTCGACGAACTGGTGCGCTGCGTGCAGGCCCAGGACACTTCGGTCCTGGTGCGTGTCCCCGGCGTCGGCAAGAAAACCGCCGAACGCCTGCTGGTCGAGCTTAAGGACCGTTTCAAGGCCTGGGAAACCTCCCCGGCCATGTTCGCCCTGGTGTCCGATGGCCCGTTGCCGGTCGCCAGCGAGTCCAGCGCCGAGGCTGATGCCGTCAGCGCCCTTGTCTCGCTGGGCTACAAGCCGCAGGAAGCGAGCAAGGCGATCGCTGCGATCAAGGACAAGGCCGGCCTGAGCAGTGAAGAACTGATCCGCCGCAGCCTGAAAGGGATGATTACCAAGTGA
- the ruvB gene encoding Holliday junction branch migration DNA helicase RuvB: MIEADRLIAASGRDREEVQDRAIRPLSLDDYIGQPVVREQMSLFIQAARGRSESLDHTLIFGPPGLGKTTLANIIAHEMGVSVKSTSGPILERPGDLAAMLTNLEPHDVLFIDEIHRLSPVVEEVLYPAMEDFQLDIMIGEGPAARSIKLDLPPFTLVGATTRAGMLTNPLRDRFGIVQRLEFYSDKDLATIVSRSANILGLVIEDQGAYEIARRARGTPRIANRLLRRVRDYAEVRGKGQITKAVADLALNLLDVDERGFDHSDRRLLLTMIEKFDGGPVGVDNLAAAISEERHTIEDVLEPYLIQQGYIMRTPRGRVVTRHAYLHFGLNIPGRLGEGGDFSEPGDE; this comes from the coding sequence GTGATCGAAGCCGACCGCCTGATCGCCGCCAGTGGCCGCGACCGCGAAGAGGTCCAGGACCGCGCGATCCGCCCACTTAGCCTGGACGATTACATCGGCCAGCCGGTGGTGCGCGAGCAGATGTCGCTGTTCATCCAGGCTGCCCGTGGCCGCAGCGAGTCGCTCGACCACACGCTTATCTTCGGCCCGCCGGGGTTGGGCAAGACCACCTTGGCCAACATTATCGCCCACGAAATGGGTGTGTCGGTAAAAAGCACCTCGGGGCCGATTCTCGAGCGCCCCGGCGACCTGGCGGCCATGCTGACCAACCTGGAACCGCACGACGTGCTGTTCATCGACGAAATCCACCGCCTGTCACCGGTCGTCGAAGAGGTGCTGTACCCGGCCATGGAAGACTTCCAGCTCGACATCATGATCGGCGAAGGCCCGGCGGCCCGTTCGATCAAGCTCGACCTGCCACCGTTTACCCTGGTAGGGGCTACCACCCGTGCCGGCATGCTCACCAACCCGTTGCGCGACCGCTTCGGTATCGTCCAGCGCCTGGAGTTCTACAGCGACAAGGACCTGGCCACCATCGTCAGCCGTTCGGCCAATATTCTTGGCTTGGTCATCGAAGACCAGGGTGCCTACGAGATTGCCCGCCGTGCCCGTGGCACGCCGCGTATTGCCAACCGCCTGCTGCGCCGCGTGCGCGACTACGCCGAAGTGCGCGGCAAGGGCCAGATCACCAAAGCCGTGGCCGACTTGGCGCTGAACCTGCTGGATGTCGACGAGCGCGGTTTCGACCATTCCGACCGCCGGCTGCTGTTGACCATGATCGAAAAATTCGATGGCGGCCCGGTGGGCGTGGACAATCTGGCGGCAGCCATCAGCGAAGAGCGTCATACCATCGAAGATGTGCTGGAGCCGTACCTGATCCAGCAGGGCTATATCATGCGCACACCGCGCGGCCGTGTAGTCACCCGGCATGCCTACCTGCACTTTGGCCTGAATATTCCCGGGCGCCTGGGGGAGGGCGGTGATTTTTCCGAGCCAGGCGATGAATGA
- the ybgC gene encoding tol-pal system-associated acyl-CoA thioesterase yields MRAQNQLEPFAHRCRVYYEDTDAGGVVYYVNYLKFMERARTERLRNLGFSQSLLAEDNLLFVVHSSEARYHAPARLDDELRVTAQVLELNRASLRFVQQVWREKDETLLCEGQFLVAAVRADTFKPRAIPPQLRDAFAADGSGNQSNAGE; encoded by the coding sequence ATGCGCGCGCAAAATCAGCTCGAACCGTTCGCACACCGTTGTCGCGTCTATTACGAAGATACCGATGCGGGCGGCGTGGTGTATTACGTCAACTACCTGAAATTCATGGAGCGCGCGCGCACCGAACGCCTGCGGAACCTGGGCTTTTCCCAGTCGCTGCTGGCCGAAGACAACCTGCTGTTCGTGGTCCATTCCAGCGAAGCGCGCTATCACGCGCCGGCGCGGCTGGATGACGAGCTGCGGGTAACCGCGCAAGTACTTGAACTCAATCGCGCCAGCCTGCGTTTTGTGCAGCAGGTCTGGCGGGAAAAGGATGAAACGCTGCTCTGCGAAGGGCAGTTCCTGGTGGCCGCCGTACGCGCTGACACTTTCAAACCCCGAGCCATACCCCCCCAGCTGCGCGACGCTTTTGCGGCGGACGGCTCGGGTAACCAATCGAATGCAGGAGAATAA
- the tolQ gene encoding protein TolQ codes for MEANVVDHTSMWSLVSNASVVVQLVMLILVAASVTSWIMIFQRSTMLRAGRRALDAFEERFWSGIDLSKLYRQAGSNPDPDSGVEQVFRAGFKEFSRLRQQPGVDPDAVMEGVGRAMRVAISREEEKLEQSLPFLATVGSTSPYIGLFGTVWGIMNSFRGLASAQQATLATVAPGIAEALIATAIGLFAAIPAVIAYNRFAARSEVLIGRYYTFADEFQAILHRKVHTSEE; via the coding sequence GTGGAAGCTAACGTCGTCGACCATACCTCCATGTGGAGTCTGGTCAGCAATGCCAGCGTGGTGGTACAGCTGGTAATGCTGATTCTGGTGGCCGCTTCGGTCACCTCATGGATCATGATCTTTCAGCGCAGCACCATGCTGCGCGCCGGTCGTCGTGCACTGGACGCCTTCGAGGAGCGCTTCTGGTCGGGCATTGACCTGTCCAAGCTGTACCGTCAGGCAGGTAGCAACCCAGACCCGGATTCCGGCGTCGAGCAAGTGTTCCGTGCCGGCTTCAAGGAATTCTCCCGCCTGCGTCAGCAGCCGGGCGTTGACCCGGACGCCGTAATGGAAGGCGTTGGCCGTGCCATGCGCGTAGCCATTTCGCGCGAGGAAGAAAAACTCGAGCAGAGCCTGCCGTTCCTTGCCACCGTTGGTTCCACCAGCCCGTACATCGGCCTGTTCGGTACCGTATGGGGGATCATGAACTCCTTCCGCGGCCTGGCCAGCGCCCAGCAGGCCACCCTGGCCACTGTTGCCCCGGGTATCGCCGAAGCGCTGATCGCCACCGCCATCGGCCTGTTCGCAGCAATCCCGGCGGTCATCGCCTACAACCGTTTTGCCGCGCGCAGCGAAGTGCTGATCGGTCGTTACTACACCTTCGCCGACGAGTTCCAGGCGATCCTGCACCGCAAAGTGCACACCAGCGAAGAGTAA
- the tolR gene encoding protein TolR yields the protein MARVRHKRKPVAEMNVVPYIDVMLVLLVIFMVTAPMLNQGVKVDLPKVSSEALPQDNNVQILTISIKADKTYYWNLGSEVDTDKQMDKAMTLPDMTNAVTKIIAAGRDQGKQTQVFIRGDKAVDYGAVMGAMGGLQKAGVGNVGLITEAP from the coding sequence ATGGCCCGAGTTCGCCACAAACGCAAGCCCGTCGCCGAGATGAACGTGGTGCCCTACATCGACGTGATGCTGGTGCTGCTGGTCATCTTCATGGTGACTGCGCCCATGCTCAACCAGGGCGTGAAGGTCGACCTGCCCAAGGTTTCCAGTGAAGCCTTGCCGCAGGACAACAACGTCCAGATCCTCACCATCTCCATCAAGGCCGACAAGACCTACTACTGGAACCTTGGCAGCGAAGTTGATACTGACAAGCAGATGGACAAGGCCATGACCTTGCCTGACATGACCAATGCGGTGACCAAGATCATTGCTGCCGGTCGTGACCAGGGCAAGCAGACCCAGGTGTTCATTCGTGGCGACAAGGCTGTCGACTACGGCGCCGTCATGGGCGCCATGGGCGGGTTGCAGAAGGCCGGTGTCGGTAACGTTGGCCTGATTACCGAGGCGCCCTGA